From a single Streptomyces liliifuscus genomic region:
- a CDS encoding alpha-L-fucosidase produces MSPGSLSRRTLLGAAGAAAAATALPVVPAFSGLVSEAVAADPQTNLNDMVDMRFGMFNHFNMGTFTDEEWAAPNQNPALFAPTAVDCAQWAAAAAASKMSYGVLTTKHHDGFCLWPTAYNDYNVANSSYKQDIVAQYVDAFRTKGLKVGLYFSIWDRTYSVQAYDTRHGVAADQTIQPGDLTYMLNQITELLTDYGTIDMFITDGYAWQMGQQAVSYQRIREHVKSLQPDIVMIDHGGLSVPFLGDAIYFEEPLGITSPTGNTYASMQGQTISNGWFWHPSTPTEGLMSKASILAHLTDLEPKYTSFILNCPPNRNGKLDTNVVARLAEVGAAWSPDTSRAPLPTQMARAEHPVTPVSAYATGFHTGEGPMNAIDGLSDKGFETCWSTWGQSPSLPHSITIDLGGVWSNVSTLEYLPKQWNRSNSTDGDITSYTISTSADGTTFTQVATGSWTGDHVTKVAEWSARNVGFVRIQATSGTGGYVNMGGIRIGGRTAEPTLLSRVLPGNATVYRLVNRNSGQVADVRGNGTANGTGILQWPWLNQANQKWTFASTGDGYFKIKSVSSGKLMEVAGLSRADGGKVGIWSDDSVFQQHWAVTPTGDGYYYLTNRLSGLSLNVHGASTANGADIEQETYNRASQQEWQIIAV; encoded by the coding sequence ATGTCGCCAGGAAGTCTGTCCCGCCGTACGCTGCTCGGGGCCGCCGGCGCCGCTGCCGCCGCGACCGCGCTGCCCGTCGTCCCCGCCTTCTCGGGCCTGGTGTCCGAGGCGGTGGCCGCCGACCCCCAGACCAATCTGAACGACATGGTGGACATGCGGTTCGGCATGTTCAACCACTTCAACATGGGCACGTTCACCGACGAGGAGTGGGCCGCCCCGAACCAGAACCCCGCCCTCTTCGCCCCCACGGCCGTGGACTGTGCGCAGTGGGCGGCCGCCGCCGCGGCGTCGAAGATGAGCTACGGCGTGCTGACGACCAAGCACCACGACGGCTTCTGCCTCTGGCCGACCGCGTACAACGACTACAACGTCGCCAACAGCTCCTACAAGCAGGACATCGTCGCCCAGTACGTCGACGCGTTCCGGACCAAGGGCCTGAAGGTGGGCCTGTACTTCTCGATCTGGGACCGCACCTACAGCGTGCAGGCGTACGACACCCGGCACGGCGTCGCCGCCGACCAGACGATCCAGCCCGGTGATCTCACCTACATGCTGAACCAGATCACCGAACTGCTGACCGACTACGGCACCATCGACATGTTCATCACCGATGGCTACGCGTGGCAGATGGGCCAGCAGGCCGTCTCGTACCAGCGGATACGCGAGCACGTGAAATCGCTCCAGCCGGACATCGTCATGATCGACCACGGTGGGTTGTCGGTACCGTTCCTCGGCGACGCGATCTACTTCGAGGAACCGCTGGGCATCACCTCGCCGACCGGAAACACCTACGCCTCCATGCAGGGGCAGACGATCAGCAACGGGTGGTTCTGGCATCCGTCGACCCCGACGGAAGGCCTGATGAGCAAGGCCTCCATCCTGGCCCACCTGACCGACCTGGAACCGAAGTACACCTCGTTCATCCTCAACTGCCCGCCCAACCGCAACGGCAAGCTGGACACCAACGTGGTCGCGCGGCTCGCCGAGGTCGGGGCAGCATGGAGCCCCGACACTTCCAGGGCGCCCTTGCCGACGCAGATGGCACGCGCTGAGCACCCCGTGACTCCCGTCAGCGCTTACGCCACCGGATTCCATACCGGCGAGGGCCCGATGAACGCGATCGACGGGCTGAGCGACAAAGGCTTCGAGACCTGTTGGTCGACATGGGGACAGTCCCCGTCCCTGCCTCACTCGATCACCATCGACCTGGGCGGAGTATGGAGCAACGTCTCGACCCTGGAGTACCTGCCCAAGCAGTGGAACCGCAGCAACTCCACTGACGGAGACATCACTTCGTACACCATCTCCACGAGCGCCGACGGCACGACCTTCACCCAGGTCGCCACCGGTTCCTGGACCGGCGACCATGTCACCAAGGTGGCCGAGTGGAGCGCCAGGAATGTTGGATTCGTGCGGATTCAGGCCACCTCCGGCACTGGCGGATACGTCAACATGGGCGGCATCCGGATCGGCGGCAGAACCGCCGAGCCAACCCTGTTGTCGCGTGTCCTACCGGGCAACGCAACCGTCTATCGCCTGGTCAACCGCAACAGCGGCCAGGTAGCCGATGTGCGCGGGAACGGAACCGCCAATGGCACCGGCATCCTCCAGTGGCCCTGGCTGAACCAGGCCAACCAGAAGTGGACCTTCGCCTCCACCGGTGACGGCTACTTCAAGATCAAGAGCGTCAGCAGCGGCAAACTCATGGAAGTGGCCGGCCTCTCACGTGCAGACGGCGGCAAGGTTGGCATCTGGTCGGACGACAGCGTTTTCCAACAGCACTGGGCGGTGACGCCCACGGGTGACGGCTACTACTACCTCACCAACCGGCTCAGCGGACTGTCACTCAACGTCCACGGCGCCTCCACCGCCAACGGTGCCGACATCGAGCAGGAGACGTACAACCGGGCCTCCCAGCAGGAGTGGCAGATCATCGCCGTGTGA
- a CDS encoding ThuA domain-containing protein, which produces MRTYLKAALGLFVGAALCLAPQAAALPAAVSQSVTAETRPVAAADPAYKILVFSKTAGFRHSSIEKGIETLRGLGTANNFTVDATEDAGTFTTGNLAQYKSVVFLSTTGDVLNSAQQTAFEQYVQGGGGYVGIHAAADTEYDWPFYEGLAGALFHSHPAIQSATVKVEDRAHDATAHLGSTWQRTDEWYNYRTNPRTTAHVLASLDESSYSGGNMSGDHPIAWCKDYQGGRAFYTGGGHTDESYAEPAFRRHLLGGIRWAAGMTDADCRPETGYTSLFNGSSTSGWKQAGPGQFSLADGTLTSVGGMGLFWYNAQEFTGDYSLKLDWRMAGDDNSGVFIGFPASDDPWTAVNNGYEIQIDATDAADRTTGSVYGFKSADIAARDAALNPPGEWNTYELRVTGERLEIFLNGRKINDFTNTDPVRSLRQGHIGIQNHGDGDDVSFRNIRVKRAGGQDPGSRSGEVKGVNGKCLDIDNAQTADGTKVQIWTCNGSGAQKWTVSGDGTLRALGKCLDVSEGGSADGTRIQLWTCNGSGAQTWAAQSDGTVRNPQSGKCLDASGGTWNDGTAVHLWTCHTNANQKWTLP; this is translated from the coding sequence ATGCGTACCTACTTGAAAGCGGCCCTCGGCCTGTTCGTCGGAGCCGCGCTCTGTCTGGCCCCGCAGGCCGCGGCGCTGCCCGCAGCGGTGAGCCAGTCCGTCACCGCCGAAACACGACCGGTCGCGGCGGCCGACCCCGCGTACAAGATCCTTGTCTTCTCCAAGACGGCGGGCTTCCGCCACTCCTCGATCGAGAAGGGCATCGAGACGCTGCGCGGCCTGGGCACCGCGAACAACTTCACCGTGGACGCGACCGAGGACGCGGGGACCTTCACGACCGGCAATCTCGCCCAGTACAAGAGCGTCGTGTTCCTGTCGACGACGGGCGACGTGCTGAACTCCGCCCAGCAGACGGCCTTCGAGCAGTACGTCCAGGGCGGCGGCGGATACGTCGGCATCCACGCCGCCGCCGACACCGAGTACGACTGGCCGTTCTACGAGGGCCTGGCCGGTGCGCTCTTCCACTCGCATCCGGCCATCCAGTCCGCCACGGTCAAGGTGGAGGACCGGGCGCACGACGCCACCGCCCATCTGGGCAGCACCTGGCAGCGCACCGACGAGTGGTACAACTATCGCACCAACCCGCGCACCACCGCCCACGTCCTGGCCTCGCTCGACGAGTCCAGCTACTCGGGCGGGAACATGTCCGGCGACCATCCGATCGCCTGGTGCAAGGACTACCAGGGCGGCAGGGCCTTCTACACCGGCGGCGGGCACACCGACGAGTCGTACGCCGAGCCCGCCTTCCGTCGCCACCTGCTCGGCGGCATCCGCTGGGCCGCCGGGATGACCGACGCGGACTGCCGGCCGGAGACCGGCTACACATCGCTGTTCAACGGCTCGTCCACCAGCGGCTGGAAGCAGGCCGGTCCGGGGCAGTTCAGCCTCGCGGACGGCACCCTCACCTCCGTCGGCGGGATGGGGCTGTTCTGGTACAACGCCCAGGAGTTCACCGGCGACTACTCCCTCAAGCTCGACTGGAGGATGGCCGGGGACGACAACTCCGGTGTCTTCATCGGCTTCCCGGCCTCCGACGACCCGTGGACGGCGGTGAACAACGGCTACGAGATCCAGATCGACGCCACGGACGCCGCCGACCGCACGACGGGCTCCGTCTACGGCTTCAAGTCGGCGGACATCGCCGCACGGGACGCGGCGCTGAATCCGCCGGGGGAGTGGAACACCTACGAACTCCGGGTCACCGGCGAGCGGTTGGAGATCTTCCTCAACGGCCGGAAGATCAACGACTTCACCAACACCGACCCCGTACGGAGTCTGCGACAGGGGCACATCGGCATCCAGAACCACGGCGACGGCGACGACGTGTCCTTCCGCAACATCCGCGTCAAGCGCGCCGGCGGCCAGGATCCCGGCTCCCGCTCGGGTGAGGTGAAGGGTGTGAACGGCAAGTGCCTGGACATCGACAACGCCCAGACGGCCGACGGTACGAAGGTGCAGATCTGGACGTGCAACGGGTCCGGGGCGCAGAAGTGGACGGTTTCCGGTGACGGCACGTTGCGGGCACTGGGCAAGTGCCTGGACGTGTCCGAGGGAGGCAGCGCGGACGGTACGAGGATCCAGCTCTGGACGTGCAACGGTTCGGGCGCGCAGACGTGGGCGGCTCAGTCGGACGGCACGGTCCGCAACCCGCAGTCCGGCAAGTGCCTGGACGCCTCGGGCGGCACCTGGAACGACGGAACCGCGGTCCATCTGTGGACCTGCCACACCAACGCCAACCAGAAATGGACCCTGCCGTGA
- a CDS encoding PQQ-dependent sugar dehydrogenase: MRNKPLRHRRIRYLLTAVACAFGCLLPMPQAAARQADPAPGPKAAAVEYQQVTLAKGVAETGEPMTLAVLPDRSVLHTSRDGTVRLTNAAGTTAVAGKLDVYSHDEEGLQGVAVDPGFASNRSIYLYYAPKLSTPAGDAPADGTAADFAPFDGVNRLSRFVLKTDGTLDLGSEKKILDVPASRGICCHVGGDIDFDAAGNLYLSTGDDTNPFASDSYTPIDERSTRNPAFDAQRSSANTNDLRGKVLRIKVNADGSYAIPSGNLFPSGTAKTRPEIYAMGFRNPFRMSVDKATGIVYLGDYGPDAGTASPTRGPGGQVEFNRITKAGNYGWPYCTGDNDAYIDYNFATGASGSAFNCGAPTNSSPNNTGLTALPPVQPAWIPYDGGSVPEFGNGSESPMGGPVYRYDAASTSEVKFPQEYDGDYFAGEFGRRWIKRIESGTDGTVQSINPFPWSGTQVMDMAFGPDGALYVLDYGTGYFSGDENSALYRIEHVVDGLAPTAQAKANVTSGKAPLAVTFSSAGSTDPDGDALSHAWTFGDGGTSTAANPSHTYATNGQYTATLKVTDTTGKSATASVQITVGNTAPTVKLDLPLDGSIHDFGDAIPFKVTVTDPEDGTIDCSKVKVTFIVGHDSHGHPQTSTTGCNGTLQTLADGEHDPNANIFGVIDAEYTDKGAGGQPALTSHDQHVVQPSHRQGEHYGASAGVDVISHGPAHGGKTVGNIDNGDWISFQPYALGNATQFTARVSSAGAGGTIEVRAGSTTGTLLGTATVPVTGGWETFQDVTAGLSNQPTGSTPLYLVFKGGSGALFDVDEFSFTTSGGNTRSGEVKGVNGKCLDIDNAQTADGTKVQIWTCNGSGAQKWTVSGDGTLRALGKCLDVSEGGTADGTKIQLWTCNSTGSQTWAAQSDGTVRNPQSGKCLDASGGTWNDGTAVHLWTCHANANQKWTLP, from the coding sequence GTGCGCAACAAACCGCTCAGACACAGACGCATCCGTTACCTGCTGACCGCCGTGGCCTGCGCCTTCGGCTGTCTGCTGCCCATGCCCCAGGCCGCCGCCCGCCAGGCGGATCCGGCCCCCGGGCCCAAGGCGGCAGCCGTCGAGTACCAACAGGTCACGCTCGCCAAGGGCGTGGCCGAGACGGGCGAGCCCATGACCCTGGCGGTGCTGCCGGACCGCTCGGTCCTGCACACCTCCCGTGACGGCACGGTCCGGTTGACGAACGCCGCGGGGACCACCGCCGTCGCGGGCAAGCTGGACGTGTACAGCCACGACGAGGAAGGCCTGCAAGGCGTCGCCGTGGACCCCGGCTTCGCGTCCAACCGGTCCATCTACCTCTACTACGCCCCCAAGCTCAGCACTCCGGCCGGTGATGCCCCGGCCGACGGCACGGCCGCCGACTTCGCCCCCTTCGACGGGGTCAACCGGCTGTCCCGGTTCGTGCTGAAGACCGACGGCACGCTGGATCTCGGCAGCGAGAAGAAGATCCTCGACGTGCCGGCCTCCCGCGGCATCTGCTGCCACGTGGGCGGCGACATCGACTTCGACGCGGCCGGAAACCTGTACCTGTCCACCGGCGACGACACCAACCCGTTCGCCTCCGACAGTTACACCCCGATCGACGAGCGCTCCACCCGCAACCCCGCCTTCGACGCCCAGCGTTCCTCGGCCAACACCAACGACCTGCGCGGCAAGGTCCTGCGGATCAAGGTCAACGCGGACGGGTCGTACGCGATCCCGAGCGGCAACCTCTTCCCGTCCGGCACCGCCAAGACCCGCCCCGAGATCTACGCGATGGGCTTCCGCAACCCCTTCCGCATGAGCGTCGACAAGGCCACGGGCATCGTCTACCTCGGCGACTACGGCCCCGACGCCGGCACCGCCAGCCCCACACGAGGACCCGGCGGGCAGGTGGAGTTCAACCGGATCACCAAGGCGGGCAACTACGGCTGGCCGTACTGCACCGGCGACAACGACGCCTACATCGACTACAACTTCGCCACCGGCGCCTCCGGGTCCGCCTTCAACTGCGGCGCGCCCACGAACAGTTCACCGAACAACACCGGACTCACCGCCCTGCCGCCCGTCCAGCCCGCCTGGATCCCCTACGACGGCGGATCCGTACCGGAGTTCGGCAACGGCTCGGAGTCCCCGATGGGCGGCCCGGTCTACCGCTACGACGCCGCCTCCACCTCCGAGGTGAAGTTCCCGCAGGAGTACGACGGCGACTACTTCGCCGGGGAGTTCGGCCGCCGCTGGATCAAGCGCATCGAGTCCGGCACCGACGGCACCGTGCAGTCCATCAACCCCTTCCCCTGGAGCGGCACCCAGGTGATGGACATGGCCTTCGGCCCCGACGGCGCCCTGTACGTCCTCGACTACGGCACCGGCTACTTCAGCGGCGACGAGAACTCGGCCCTGTACCGCATCGAGCACGTCGTCGACGGGCTCGCCCCGACCGCACAGGCGAAGGCCAACGTCACCTCCGGCAAGGCACCCCTGGCCGTCACCTTCTCCTCGGCAGGCAGCACCGACCCGGACGGCGACGCCCTCAGCCATGCCTGGACCTTCGGCGACGGCGGCACCTCCACCGCCGCCAACCCCTCCCACACCTACGCGACCAACGGCCAGTACACGGCCACGCTGAAGGTCACGGACACCACCGGCAAGTCCGCGACGGCCTCCGTACAGATCACGGTGGGGAACACCGCCCCCACGGTCAAGCTCGACCTGCCGCTGGACGGGAGCATCCACGACTTCGGTGACGCCATCCCGTTCAAGGTGACGGTGACCGACCCCGAGGACGGCACGATCGACTGCTCCAAGGTGAAGGTCACCTTCATCGTCGGACACGACAGCCACGGCCATCCGCAGACCTCGACCACCGGCTGCAACGGCACACTCCAGACCCTGGCGGACGGCGAGCACGACCCCAACGCCAACATCTTCGGCGTGATCGACGCCGAGTACACCGACAAGGGCGCCGGCGGTCAGCCCGCGCTGACCTCGCACGACCAGCACGTCGTCCAGCCCAGCCACCGGCAGGGCGAGCACTACGGCGCCTCGGCCGGTGTCGACGTCATCTCCCACGGTCCCGCACACGGCGGGAAGACCGTCGGCAACATCGACAACGGTGACTGGATCTCCTTCCAGCCGTACGCCCTCGGCAACGCGACGCAGTTCACCGCACGGGTCTCCTCCGCGGGCGCGGGCGGCACCATCGAGGTTCGCGCCGGATCCACGACCGGCACCCTGCTCGGCACGGCGACCGTGCCGGTGACCGGCGGGTGGGAGACCTTCCAGGACGTGACGGCCGGTCTGAGCAACCAGCCCACCGGCTCCACCCCCCTGTACCTCGTCTTCAAGGGCGGCAGTGGCGCGCTCTTCGACGTGGACGAGTTCTCCTTCACCACCTCGGGCGGCAACACCCGCTCGGGTGAGGTGAAGGGCGTGAACGGCAAGTGCCTGGACATCGACAACGCTCAGACGGCCGACGGTACGAAGGTGCAGATCTGGACGTGCAACGGATCAGGCGCCCAGAAGTGGACGGTCTCCGGAGACGGCACGCTGCGGGCACTGGGCAAGTGCCTGGACGTGTCCGAGGGAGGCACCGCGGACGGCACGAAGATCCAGCTCTGGACGTGCAACAGCACAGGCTCCCAGACCTGGGCGGCCCAGTCGGACGGCACGGTCCGCAACCCGCAGTCCGGCAAGTGCCTGGATGCCTCGGGCGGCACCTGGAACGACGGAACAGCGGTCCACCTGTGGACCTGCCACGCCAACGCCAACCAGAAATGGACCCTGCCGTAG
- a CDS encoding threonine ammonia-lyase yields MLTTRLDLARIRAARRDIDPIFLDTPLYQCDALGRELGCTVSIKLETANPVRSFKARGTELFATLLAGHGGTAAVCASAGNLGQALGWSGRRRGLDVTVVASRRAPAAKLDRIHALGAELELVDGDFEAARERAVSIAQQRGVRLLEDSLDIETCEGAATIGLELADRAPSFDAVLIALGGGAMATGVGYVLKTLSPDVEVICVQPLGAPALTRSWHQRRVVTTDSTDTIADGVAGRYPIPAVLDDLLAVADDAVLVREASIVTGMRMLLERAGQVVEPSAALGVAAVLEDRDRFAGRHVATIICGSNVDLDAYHHWVRT; encoded by the coding sequence ATGCTCACGACGCGCCTCGATCTTGCCCGGATCCGCGCGGCCCGTCGGGACATCGACCCGATCTTCCTGGATACGCCGCTGTACCAGTGCGACGCGTTGGGACGCGAGCTCGGCTGCACGGTGAGTATCAAGCTGGAAACGGCGAACCCTGTGCGCAGCTTCAAGGCCCGCGGTACCGAACTTTTCGCCACCCTGCTGGCAGGCCACGGCGGCACGGCCGCGGTGTGTGCCAGCGCCGGCAACCTCGGCCAGGCACTCGGTTGGTCCGGTCGCCGCCGTGGCCTCGATGTGACGGTCGTGGCATCGCGCAGGGCACCCGCCGCCAAACTCGATCGGATCCACGCGCTGGGTGCGGAGTTGGAGCTGGTCGACGGCGACTTCGAGGCGGCCCGCGAGCGAGCGGTGAGTATCGCGCAACAGCGCGGGGTCCGGCTGCTCGAGGACAGCCTCGACATCGAGACCTGCGAAGGCGCGGCGACCATCGGCCTGGAACTGGCCGACAGGGCGCCCTCCTTCGACGCTGTCCTGATCGCCCTGGGCGGCGGCGCGATGGCCACCGGAGTGGGCTACGTCCTGAAGACCCTTTCGCCGGACGTCGAGGTGATCTGCGTGCAACCCCTCGGTGCACCCGCGTTGACCCGCTCCTGGCACCAGCGCCGGGTCGTCACCACCGACTCCACCGACACCATCGCCGACGGCGTGGCCGGCCGATACCCCATCCCGGCGGTCCTGGACGACCTCCTCGCGGTGGCCGACGACGCCGTCCTGGTCCGCGAGGCATCCATCGTCACGGGCATGCGGATGCTCCTGGAGCGCGCGGGCCAGGTCGTCGAACCCTCAGCGGCCCTCGGCGTCGCGGCCGTCCTGGAAGACCGTGACCGCTTCGCCGGCCGTCACGTGGCCACCATCATCTGCGGCAGCAACGTCGACCTGGACGCCTACCACCACTGGGTCCGCACGTGA
- a CDS encoding phosphotransferase family protein → MDEVKVVVAHSERATLRVGDVFLKVDADQTRIDVEVEAMALVPVPTPEVLWRKPPVLAIAAVPGTALGRLGEPSTASPATWAAAGAAIRKLHDAPLPPWPGRGGRGIDELAADLDGECEWLVTNGVLPADLVTRNRQVAEAAFRPWTPVFTHGDLQIAHVFVDGDEITGIIDWSEAGQGDALFDLATLTLGHEEHLGDVLAGYGADVDLDVIRAWWSLRSLLAVRWLVEHGFDPFAPGCEVDVLRSRL, encoded by the coding sequence ATGGATGAGGTCAAAGTCGTCGTCGCCCATTCCGAGCGCGCGACCCTGCGCGTCGGCGACGTGTTCCTGAAGGTGGACGCCGATCAGACGCGCATCGACGTCGAGGTCGAGGCGATGGCACTGGTGCCGGTCCCGACCCCGGAGGTCCTGTGGCGCAAGCCGCCCGTGCTTGCGATCGCCGCGGTCCCGGGGACGGCGCTCGGCCGCCTCGGCGAGCCGTCGACCGCATCCCCGGCGACGTGGGCCGCGGCGGGTGCCGCCATCCGGAAGTTGCACGACGCGCCGTTGCCGCCCTGGCCGGGTCGGGGCGGCCGGGGCATCGACGAGTTGGCGGCGGATCTCGACGGCGAGTGCGAGTGGCTCGTGACGAACGGCGTCCTGCCCGCCGACCTGGTCACCCGCAACCGCCAGGTCGCCGAGGCCGCGTTCCGGCCGTGGACTCCGGTGTTCACGCACGGCGACCTGCAGATCGCTCACGTGTTCGTGGACGGCGACGAGATCACCGGCATCATCGACTGGTCCGAGGCGGGCCAGGGTGATGCCCTGTTCGACCTCGCGACCTTGACGCTCGGACACGAGGAGCACCTCGGCGACGTCCTTGCCGGCTATGGCGCCGACGTCGACCTCGACGTCATCCGCGCGTGGTGGTCGTTGCGAAGCCTGCTCGCGGTTCGCTGGCTGGTAGAGCACGGCTTCGACCCGTTCGCGCCGGGCTGCGAGGTCGACGTGCTGAGGTCCCGGCTGTGA
- a CDS encoding AI-2E family transporter codes for MSSTKARDALRTSARFSAELLLIFAMLAVSLWLLGRMWSVVWPLVVGLLLTTLTWPLARFLRRHGWKPALAASAVTVLSLLVAGGVVALIAVPVASQSGELTDGVVDGIQKLRDWASGPPLNIGDDDITKAMDSAVARAQDGLGSMVTTVVTGVSTIVNGLVTAVLALFLMFFFLKDGPRFLPWLARQLPGRLATDIPTVAARGWATLGSFVRSQAAVGLLDAILIGLGLWVVGVPLVLPLAVLTFVSAFVPIIGALFAGFVAVLIALVFNGLTDALIVLAIIIVVQQLEGNVFQPMIQSRGLGLHAAVILLAVTLGGSLAGIVGSLLAVPIAALIAVVWNYLREQLSEPSPEPVAEG; via the coding sequence CTGAGTTCCACGAAAGCCCGCGACGCGCTCCGCACATCGGCGCGCTTTTCCGCAGAGCTGCTGCTGATATTCGCCATGCTCGCAGTGTCTCTGTGGCTTCTGGGCCGGATGTGGTCGGTGGTGTGGCCGCTCGTCGTCGGCCTGCTGCTGACCACACTGACCTGGCCCCTGGCCCGTTTCCTGCGTCGTCACGGGTGGAAGCCCGCCCTCGCCGCGTCGGCCGTGACCGTGCTGTCCCTCCTCGTCGCAGGCGGCGTCGTGGCGCTCATCGCCGTACCGGTCGCGTCCCAGTCCGGCGAGCTGACCGACGGCGTGGTCGACGGCATCCAGAAGTTGCGTGACTGGGCCTCCGGGCCGCCGTTGAACATCGGCGACGACGACATCACCAAGGCCATGGACAGCGCGGTCGCCCGCGCTCAGGACGGCCTCGGCAGCATGGTCACCACTGTGGTCACCGGAGTGAGCACCATCGTCAACGGCCTGGTCACCGCCGTGCTGGCGCTCTTCCTGATGTTCTTCTTCCTCAAGGACGGCCCGCGCTTCCTGCCGTGGCTCGCCCGTCAACTGCCCGGCCGGCTCGCCACCGACATCCCCACCGTGGCCGCTCGCGGCTGGGCGACCCTGGGCTCCTTCGTACGTTCCCAGGCGGCCGTCGGCCTGCTCGACGCCATTCTGATCGGTCTGGGCCTGTGGGTCGTGGGGGTGCCGCTGGTGCTCCCTTTGGCGGTGCTGACGTTCGTCTCCGCGTTCGTGCCGATCATCGGCGCCCTGTTCGCCGGTTTCGTCGCGGTCCTCATCGCGCTGGTCTTCAACGGTCTGACGGACGCGCTGATCGTGCTGGCCATCATCATCGTGGTGCAGCAACTCGAAGGGAACGTGTTCCAGCCCATGATCCAGAGTCGTGGGCTCGGCCTCCATGCGGCCGTGATCCTGCTGGCGGTGACACTGGGCGGCAGTCTGGCGGGCATCGTGGGCAGTCTGCTCGCCGTACCGATCGCCGCGCTGATCGCGGTGGTGTGGAACTACCTGCGCGAGCAGCTCAGCGAGCCGTCGCCGGAGCCGGTGGCCGAAGGGTGA
- a CDS encoding DUF4389 domain-containing protein translates to MVPVTASPVRIEASVDARLSRWLWLVKWLLAIPHYIVLFFLWIGFVLVTVVAFFAILFTGRYPRSLFDFSVGVLRWNWRVSYYAHTALGTDRYPPFTLADVPDYPARFDVAYPERLSRGLVLVKWWLLAIPQYIVVAMFAGGWGWGGGGDDGGCWRGGGLMPFLSLVAVVILLFTARYPRHLFDFLMGLARWVARVIAYAALMTDQYPPFRLDMGGQESTPGPRPDSPPASPMTKS, encoded by the coding sequence ATGGTTCCTGTCACCGCGTCGCCCGTGCGTATCGAGGCGTCCGTCGATGCCCGGCTCTCCAGATGGCTGTGGCTGGTGAAGTGGCTCCTCGCCATCCCGCACTACATCGTGCTGTTCTTCCTGTGGATCGGTTTCGTCCTCGTCACGGTGGTCGCGTTCTTCGCCATCCTGTTCACCGGCCGGTATCCCCGTTCCCTCTTCGACTTCAGCGTCGGCGTACTGCGATGGAACTGGCGGGTCAGCTACTACGCCCACACCGCGCTCGGCACCGACCGGTACCCGCCGTTCACCCTCGCGGATGTGCCGGACTACCCGGCGCGGTTCGACGTCGCCTACCCCGAGCGCCTCTCACGCGGTCTGGTCCTGGTGAAGTGGTGGCTGCTGGCGATCCCGCAGTACATCGTCGTCGCGATGTTCGCTGGTGGCTGGGGATGGGGCGGGGGCGGGGACGACGGGGGCTGCTGGCGGGGCGGCGGGCTGATGCCCTTCCTCTCCCTCGTCGCCGTGGTCATCCTGCTGTTCACCGCCCGGTACCCACGGCACCTCTTCGACTTCCTGATGGGCCTCGCCCGGTGGGTCGCGCGAGTGATCGCCTATGCCGCGCTGATGACCGACCAGTACCCGCCGTTCCGTCTCGACATGGGCGGACAGGAGTCCACGCCGGGCCCCCGGCCGGACTCACCGCCGGCGTCCCCCATGACAAAGAGCTGA
- a CDS encoding carbohydrate ABC transporter permease: MSTSTGLTRTPLRRFLDYAVLGVLAFIFVLPVLYLFMGSLKPSDEVLNGLSGFLPTHLSFDNYSNVLSSLNSDSTGYFWRFMGISLLLAFVVVTGGLFVNSMAAYGLSRLKWRGRNAVFTLILLLMLVPFESVAVPLFYMYNDQRNTLFIQAIPFIANAFSVYQFHTFFRSIPPSIEEAARIDGAGPWRTFFAIVVPMSKPAFASVAILTFLTQWGSFLWPVLMVSDPSVRPLPLEMSVFQAQLPPDWGQILAFGVLLVLPVLIVFAFFQRWFVQGVASSAVKG, encoded by the coding sequence ATGAGCACCAGCACGGGCCTCACCCGCACACCCCTGCGCCGCTTCCTCGACTACGCCGTCCTCGGCGTGCTGGCGTTCATCTTCGTACTGCCCGTCCTCTACCTGTTCATGGGCAGCCTCAAGCCGTCCGACGAAGTACTGAACGGCCTGTCCGGCTTCCTGCCCACCCACCTGTCCTTCGACAACTACTCCAACGTCCTGAGCAGCCTCAACTCCGACAGCACCGGCTACTTCTGGCGCTTCATGGGCATCTCGCTGCTGCTCGCGTTCGTGGTGGTGACGGGCGGTCTGTTCGTCAACTCGATGGCGGCGTACGGGCTGTCACGGCTGAAGTGGCGCGGCCGCAACGCCGTCTTCACCCTCATCCTGCTGCTGATGCTGGTCCCGTTCGAGTCGGTGGCCGTCCCGCTCTTCTACATGTACAACGACCAGCGCAACACGCTCTTCATCCAGGCGATCCCGTTCATCGCCAACGCCTTCTCCGTCTACCAGTTCCACACCTTCTTCCGCTCGATCCCGCCGAGCATCGAGGAAGCCGCCCGCATCGACGGCGCGGGCCCCTGGCGCACCTTCTTCGCCATCGTCGTCCCCATGTCGAAGCCGGCCTTCGCGTCCGTGGCGATCCTCACCTTCCTCACTCAGTGGGGCTCTTTCCTCTGGCCCGTCCTGATGGTCTCCGACCCCTCGGTACGTCCGCTGCCGCTGGAGATGAGCGTCTTCCAGGCCCAACTGCCCCCGGACTGGGGCCAGATCCTCGCCTTCGGCGTCCTGCTGGTCCTGCCCGTGCTGATCGTCTTCGCGTTCTTCCAGCGCTGGTTCGTCCAGGGAGTCGCCAGCTCCGCCGTCAAGGGCTGA